A genomic window from Pseudocitrobacter corydidari includes:
- a CDS encoding flavocytochrome c, with protein sequence MNTNHRILESFTLPNGTEIKNRLFMAPMTTCSGYYDGSVSSELIEYYRARSGSIGTIIVECCFVDDLGLAFPGALGIDNDDKIAGLAKIAEAIKSKGSKALLQIYHGGRMVDPKLIGGRTPVGPSAVAAPRDGAATPVALTTEEVYGMVGKFGDAVRRAIQAGFDGVEIHGANTYLIQQFYSPNSNQRDDEWGGSRDNRAKFPLAVLDITHKMVRQYADDAFIIGYRFSPEEMEVPGIRFDDTMYLLEKLAERGVDYLHFSVGATLRPSIVETNDPTPLIQKYVAMRSETLAQVPVMGVGGVVNEADVDTALDNGYDLVAVGRACIAYPDWTDRIARGEAPELFIDSTQREALCIPEPLWRFFLVEAMIRDMSMGESKFKAGTFVETVMDDTNELVINVSLDTDRIADIELASAPDQSVEFTTSFEEIRTRILDANTPHVDAISGATSQSEAVKKAVSKAMLKSSKALVAEEGGDVEEAKNYDVVVVGSGGAGLAAAIQAHDEGASVLIVEKMPTIGGNTIKASAGMNAAETRFQRVKGIQDSKELFYQETLKGGKNKNNPELLRRFVENAPEAIEWLATRGIMLNDITTTGGMSIDRTHRPRDGSAVGGYLISGLVRNVNKRNIDVMLDTSVVDIVMDGGEVSAVRLLTEEKETLTVATKSIIVATGGFSANSAMVVKYRPDLAGFVTTNHKGATGGGISLLENIGAGTVDMGEIQIHPTVEQKTSYLISESIRGGGAILVNQQGNRFFNEMETRDKVSAQIIALPEKYAYIVFDEHVRAKNKAADEYIGRGFVTSASSPRDLAKKLGLNEDAFLATLERYNGFVEKQHDDDFGRTTALRAPINEGPFHAIQIAPGVHHTMGGVTINTDTCVLDKAHKVIAGAYAAGEVVGGIHGGNRIGGNAVADIIIFGTLAGHQAAMRAKRS encoded by the coding sequence ATGAACACAAACCATCGCATACTTGAGTCATTCACCTTACCGAACGGGACTGAAATTAAAAACCGTTTGTTCATGGCCCCGATGACCACCTGTTCGGGGTATTACGACGGTTCTGTCAGCAGCGAGCTGATTGAGTACTATCGCGCCCGTTCCGGCAGCATCGGCACCATCATCGTCGAGTGCTGTTTTGTTGACGATCTCGGCCTCGCCTTCCCTGGCGCGCTGGGTATCGACAACGACGACAAAATCGCCGGCCTGGCGAAAATTGCCGAAGCGATCAAATCTAAAGGTTCCAAAGCGCTGCTGCAGATCTACCATGGCGGCCGAATGGTCGATCCGAAGCTGATCGGCGGCCGTACGCCGGTTGGCCCAAGCGCCGTAGCCGCACCGCGTGACGGCGCTGCAACTCCGGTCGCCCTGACCACGGAAGAAGTGTATGGCATGGTCGGTAAATTCGGCGATGCGGTACGTCGTGCCATCCAGGCCGGTTTTGACGGCGTGGAAATTCACGGCGCCAACACCTATCTGATTCAACAATTCTATTCGCCGAACTCCAACCAGCGTGACGATGAGTGGGGCGGTAGCCGCGACAATCGTGCGAAATTCCCGCTGGCGGTGCTGGATATCACCCATAAAATGGTGCGCCAGTATGCTGATGACGCGTTCATTATCGGTTATCGCTTCTCACCGGAAGAGATGGAAGTCCCCGGTATCCGCTTTGACGACACCATGTATCTGCTGGAAAAACTGGCGGAGCGCGGAGTGGATTACCTGCACTTCTCAGTAGGCGCGACGCTGCGTCCTTCTATCGTTGAGACCAACGATCCGACGCCGCTGATTCAAAAATATGTCGCCATGCGTTCTGAAACACTGGCGCAGGTTCCGGTCATGGGCGTGGGCGGCGTCGTGAACGAAGCGGATGTGGATACCGCGCTGGATAACGGTTATGACCTGGTCGCAGTAGGCCGTGCCTGCATCGCGTATCCGGACTGGACCGATCGCATCGCACGTGGCGAAGCGCCGGAACTGTTCATCGACAGCACTCAGCGTGAAGCCTTGTGTATTCCAGAACCTCTGTGGCGTTTCTTCCTGGTGGAAGCGATGATCCGCGATATGAGCATGGGCGAGTCCAAATTCAAAGCGGGTACCTTTGTGGAAACCGTGATGGACGATACGAATGAGCTGGTTATCAATGTCAGCCTGGACACGGATCGCATCGCGGATATCGAACTGGCGAGCGCGCCGGATCAGAGCGTGGAATTCACCACCAGTTTTGAAGAGATTCGTACCCGTATTCTCGATGCTAACACCCCGCACGTTGATGCTATCTCTGGCGCAACCAGCCAGAGTGAAGCCGTGAAAAAAGCGGTCTCTAAAGCGATGCTGAAATCGAGCAAAGCGCTGGTGGCCGAAGAGGGCGGCGACGTCGAGGAAGCGAAAAATTACGACGTCGTGGTTGTCGGTAGCGGCGGCGCGGGGCTGGCCGCGGCGATTCAGGCGCATGACGAAGGCGCAAGCGTGCTGATTGTCGAAAAAATGCCAACCATCGGCGGGAACACCATCAAAGCGTCTGCCGGGATGAACGCGGCGGAAACTCGCTTCCAGCGTGTGAAAGGGATTCAGGACAGCAAAGAGCTGTTCTACCAGGAAACCCTGAAAGGCGGGAAAAACAAAAACAACCCGGAACTGCTGCGTCGCTTTGTCGAAAACGCACCAGAAGCCATCGAATGGCTGGCGACACGCGGCATTATGCTGAACGACATCACCACCACCGGTGGGATGAGCATCGACCGTACCCACCGTCCGCGTGACGGATCGGCGGTTGGCGGCTATCTGATCAGCGGCCTGGTGCGTAACGTCAACAAACGCAATATCGATGTGATGCTTGATACTTCCGTCGTGGATATCGTGATGGATGGCGGCGAAGTTTCCGCAGTTCGTCTGCTGACCGAAGAGAAAGAGACGCTCACCGTCGCAACCAAAAGCATTATCGTGGCGACCGGTGGCTTCAGCGCCAACAGCGCGATGGTGGTGAAATACCGTCCGGATCTGGCGGGCTTCGTCACCACCAACCATAAAGGTGCAACCGGCGGCGGTATCTCGCTTCTGGAAAATATCGGCGCAGGCACGGTGGATATGGGCGAAATTCAGATTCACCCGACCGTTGAGCAGAAAACATCGTACCTGATTTCCGAGTCTATCCGCGGCGGCGGGGCGATTCTGGTTAATCAGCAGGGCAACCGCTTCTTTAATGAAATGGAAACCCGCGACAAAGTGTCCGCGCAAATCATCGCGCTGCCGGAAAAATATGCTTACATCGTGTTTGATGAGCATGTTCGGGCGAAAAACAAAGCCGCTGATGAATATATTGGCCGTGGCTTTGTCACCAGCGCCAGCTCACCGCGCGACCTGGCGAAAAAACTGGGGCTTAATGAAGACGCTTTCCTGGCAACCCTGGAACGCTATAACGGTTTCGTTGAAAAACAGCACGATGATGACTTCGGTCGTACGACCGCACTGCGTGCGCCAATCAACGAAGGCCCGTTCCACGCGATTCAGATTGCGCCGGGTGTGCACCACACCATGGGTGGCGTGACCATCAACACCGATACCTGCGTGCTGGATAAAGCGCACAAGGTGATCGCCGGGGCGTATGCCGCAGGCGAAGTGGTTGGCGGTATCCACGGTGGCAACCGTATCGGCGGTAATGCTGTCGCCGATATCATTATCTTTGGTACACTCGCCGGTCATCAGGCCGCGATGCGCGCAAAACGCAGCTAG
- a CDS encoding FAD:protein FMN transferase — MSDDARVYSYSAVLMGSPILLKLFEHNEPLASRVFHLIKQYEDLLTVNRAQSQVMDINHAAGLNPVSVSRSVYALIKCAKAASLVPGGAFNLAIGPLVKRWKIGFKGDSVPPADDIARLLTLTDPHNVVLDDAQSSVFLTRAGMEIDLGAIAKGYIADRVRDYLRQQGVTLGLINLGGNVQTLGSPEGGWSIGLKKPFAQDNALLGAIEVVNKSVVTSGVYERFFELDGRRYHHILDPRTGYPLDNELDSVTIIASESLDCDLWTTLIYGMGVEKGVEALRGRPDIEAIFVTKQREIILSSASHYRFTLLDDDYRLTVRTA; from the coding sequence ATGTCAGACGATGCTCGCGTATACAGTTATTCCGCGGTCCTGATGGGCTCGCCCATTCTGCTCAAACTCTTCGAACACAACGAACCGCTCGCCTCCCGCGTTTTTCACCTCATTAAACAATACGAAGATCTCCTCACCGTTAACCGCGCGCAATCGCAGGTGATGGACATCAATCACGCCGCAGGATTAAACCCCGTCAGCGTCAGCCGTTCGGTTTATGCGCTTATCAAATGTGCCAAAGCCGCAAGCCTTGTACCCGGCGGTGCGTTTAATCTGGCCATCGGCCCGCTGGTGAAACGCTGGAAAATCGGCTTTAAGGGCGACAGCGTGCCCCCCGCCGATGATATCGCGCGGTTACTAACGCTGACCGACCCGCATAATGTGGTGCTGGATGATGCCCAAAGCAGCGTGTTTTTGACGCGTGCGGGAATGGAAATCGATCTGGGGGCGATTGCAAAAGGTTACATCGCCGACCGCGTGCGCGACTATTTGCGCCAGCAGGGCGTGACGCTGGGCTTGATTAATCTTGGTGGCAATGTACAAACGCTGGGCTCGCCGGAGGGCGGTTGGTCTATCGGCCTGAAGAAGCCCTTTGCCCAGGATAACGCGTTGCTCGGGGCCATTGAGGTGGTTAACAAGTCGGTGGTGACCTCTGGCGTCTACGAGCGCTTTTTCGAGCTGGACGGACGCCGCTATCACCATATCCTTGACCCGCGCACCGGGTACCCGCTGGATAACGAGCTCGACAGCGTCACCATTATCGCCAGCGAATCCCTCGACTGTGATCTCTGGACCACGCTGATTTACGGGATGGGCGTTGAGAAGGGCGTCGAAGCGCTGCGTGGCCGCCCGGATATTGAAGCGATATTTGTCACCAAACAGCGGGAGATCATTCTCTCATCGGCCAGTCATTACCGGTTTACGCTGCTTGATGACGATTACCGGCTTACTGTGCGTACTGCTTAA
- the dcuR gene encoding two-component system response regulator DcuR produces the protein MINVLIVDDDAMVADLNRLYIERVEGFSCCGIASTLSQAREFIEESVQPIDLVLLDVYMQQDNGLDLLPIIRASGRAIDVIMISSASDAETIQTSMHYGVVDYLIKPFQFPRFEEALTGWREKKQLMGNHKYYEQADVDRLLHGGAPELADSKRLPKGLTPQTLRTICQWIDAHPETEFSTDDLANAVNISRVSCRKYLIWLAQINILFTSIHYGATGRPVYRYHLLPEQYGLLKQYAQ, from the coding sequence GTGATTAATGTGTTAATTGTTGATGATGATGCCATGGTGGCCGACCTGAACCGTCTCTATATCGAACGGGTGGAAGGATTTAGCTGCTGTGGTATTGCCTCAACCCTCAGCCAGGCTCGCGAATTTATTGAAGAGAGTGTGCAGCCCATCGACCTGGTGCTGCTGGATGTTTATATGCAACAGGATAATGGGCTGGATCTGCTGCCGATCATTCGCGCATCGGGCCGGGCCATCGACGTTATCATGATCTCTTCCGCTTCAGATGCGGAAACTATTCAAACGTCAATGCATTATGGTGTGGTGGATTACCTGATCAAACCGTTCCAGTTCCCGCGCTTTGAAGAGGCGTTAACCGGCTGGCGTGAGAAAAAACAGTTGATGGGTAACCATAAGTATTACGAACAGGCCGATGTCGATCGCCTGCTGCACGGCGGCGCGCCGGAACTGGCTGACAGCAAACGCCTGCCGAAGGGCTTAACGCCGCAGACGCTGCGCACTATTTGCCAGTGGATTGACGCACATCCGGAAACCGAATTCTCCACCGACGACCTGGCGAACGCGGTGAATATCTCGCGCGTATCATGCCGTAAATATCTGATTTGGCTGGCGCAGATTAATATTCTGTTTACCAGCATTCACTACGGCGCAACTGGACGCCCGGTGTATCGCTATCACCTGCTGCCGGAGCAGTACGGCCTGCTTAAGCAGTACGCACAGTAA
- a CDS encoding sensor histidine kinase: MHDLQQPQRAPKRPMKLSTLVTLMVCGVIGAVLLVIYTFYLAQIAKATRTGLQDTAFAIARTLADSPEIKRGLTSPSYSDIIQPISTAVEQRNHLLYAVVTDMHGIRYSHPDPRRVGQRFIGEDLQPALLGQENVSVNHGVLEEALRVFTPIYEAQRRQIGVVIVGISMNDVQAQISASRWNAIWFVLFSAIIGSFGTWVLVRILKNILFGLEPYEISTLFEQRQAMLQSLKEGVIAVDSLGNVTLINHTARQILLSANNRQPGEPPHAPLQGNLQQVLSTGVAIPDQEVGCNGRLLLTNTVPVRSQNRVIGAICTFRDKTEVSQLMQRMDGMVNYVDALRAQSHEFMNKLHVILGLLHIKRYDKLEEYILQTAQNYQTDIGEIQHKIKSPIVAGFLLGKINRAKEAGFTLTLAEESRVPDNANEQQVAVLVTVLGNLIENALDAMSGQPEGEISLLLHYQNGWLSSEVSDDGPGIAPDKIDAIFTKGFSTKGENRGVGLFLARQQTENLGGSIAVESEPGVFTQFFVQIPWDSERNAE, translated from the coding sequence ATGCACGATTTACAGCAGCCTCAACGCGCGCCAAAACGTCCGATGAAGCTCAGTACGCTGGTCACCCTGATGGTCTGCGGTGTCATCGGTGCCGTCCTGCTGGTTATCTACACCTTTTATCTTGCGCAAATCGCCAAAGCCACGCGCACGGGGTTGCAGGACACAGCCTTCGCTATCGCGCGTACCCTCGCCGATTCGCCAGAAATCAAACGCGGCCTCACCTCGCCTTCTTACAGCGATATTATTCAGCCGATTTCAACCGCCGTGGAACAACGTAATCATCTGCTTTATGCGGTGGTGACCGATATGCATGGCATTCGCTATTCGCATCCTGATCCCCGCCGCGTCGGCCAGCGTTTTATCGGAGAAGATTTGCAGCCCGCCCTGCTCGGCCAGGAAAATGTTTCGGTGAACCATGGCGTACTGGAAGAGGCGCTACGTGTTTTTACGCCGATTTATGAAGCCCAGCGCCGACAAATTGGCGTGGTGATTGTCGGCATCTCGATGAACGATGTTCAGGCACAAATCAGCGCCAGCCGCTGGAACGCCATCTGGTTCGTGCTCTTTAGCGCCATTATTGGCAGCTTCGGCACCTGGGTGCTGGTTCGGATACTGAAAAATATTCTTTTCGGGCTTGAGCCCTACGAAATTTCTACGCTGTTTGAACAGCGTCAGGCGATGCTGCAATCACTTAAAGAAGGCGTGATCGCCGTTGATAGCCTCGGGAACGTTACGCTGATTAACCATACCGCGCGGCAAATTCTGCTCTCCGCCAACAATCGCCAGCCTGGAGAGCCGCCGCACGCGCCGTTGCAGGGAAATCTGCAACAGGTTCTGTCTACCGGAGTCGCGATCCCCGATCAGGAAGTGGGCTGCAATGGGCGTCTGTTACTCACCAACACCGTGCCGGTCCGCAGCCAGAACCGCGTGATTGGCGCGATTTGCACCTTCCGCGATAAAACCGAAGTCAGCCAGCTGATGCAGCGCATGGATGGTATGGTTAACTATGTTGACGCCCTGCGCGCCCAGTCTCACGAGTTTATGAATAAACTGCATGTGATCCTCGGGCTTTTGCACATCAAGCGCTATGACAAGCTGGAAGAGTACATCCTGCAAACCGCGCAAAATTATCAGACCGATATCGGCGAAATTCAGCATAAAATTAAATCACCAATTGTGGCCGGTTTTCTGCTTGGCAAAATCAATCGCGCGAAAGAGGCCGGGTTTACGCTGACCCTTGCCGAAGAGTCTCGCGTGCCGGACAACGCCAACGAACAGCAGGTAGCGGTACTGGTCACCGTGCTGGGCAACCTGATTGAAAATGCGCTGGACGCCATGTCCGGCCAGCCGGAAGGCGAGATAAGCCTGCTGCTGCACTATCAAAATGGCTGGCTCTCCAGTGAAGTCAGTGATGATGGGCCCGGCATCGCCCCGGATAAAATAGATGCTATTTTTACCAAAGGTTTTTCGACGAAAGGCGAGAATCGCGGCGTCGGGCTATTTCTGGCCCGGCAACAAACTGAAAACCTCGGCGGCAGCATCGCCGTGGAATCAGAGCCGGGCGTCTTTACGCAATTTTTTGTACAAATCCCCTGGGACAGCGAGAGGAATGCCGAGTGA
- a CDS encoding N-acetylmuramic acid 6-phosphate etherase, which translates to MSIKLTDAVMERRSTVTADIDRLSTEDMLNVINQEDKRIADAITPCLDEITRLVDQAAAALSRGGRLVIVGAGASGRAGMLAASEFTPQGHGPVVGLIAGGPQAMLNEKSEAAYDYDRGVLDLQAIGFNDKDMLLALTVGGKTPWVWGAIRHAWSLGAPVAVLTRNPQSEAAQLASLVIAPQTGAEVVAGYGNPKANAAQKLVLNMLTTGLAIRSGRVYSNLRVDLQGDTTQWCERQIAIVMEAGSCSRAVAKAALERCDHHCKTAILMVLTGMEAQDANALLAQNNGFVRVALQEAP; encoded by the coding sequence ATGAGCATTAAGCTTACCGATGCAGTCATGGAACGACGCAGTACTGTTACCGCCGATATCGACAGATTGTCCACCGAGGACATGCTTAACGTTATCAATCAGGAAGATAAACGTATTGCCGATGCCATCACGCCTTGTCTGGATGAAATTACCCGTTTAGTGGATCAAGCTGCGGCGGCGCTCAGCCGCGGTGGGCGTTTAGTGATAGTCGGCGCAGGCGCGTCTGGGCGTGCCGGGATGCTGGCCGCCAGTGAGTTTACCCCGCAGGGCCACGGCCCGGTTGTTGGGCTTATCGCCGGTGGGCCGCAGGCGATGCTCAATGAAAAAAGCGAAGCCGCGTACGATTATGATCGTGGCGTGCTGGATCTCCAGGCGATTGGCTTTAATGACAAAGATATGCTGCTTGCTTTGACCGTTGGCGGCAAAACGCCGTGGGTGTGGGGCGCTATACGTCACGCCTGGTCGCTGGGCGCGCCGGTTGCGGTACTGACGCGTAATCCACAAAGCGAAGCCGCACAGTTGGCGTCGCTCGTTATTGCCCCACAGACAGGCGCGGAAGTAGTCGCAGGCTATGGTAATCCGAAAGCCAACGCCGCGCAGAAGCTGGTTCTGAATATGCTGACCACCGGGCTTGCGATTCGCAGCGGTCGGGTCTACAGCAATTTGCGCGTGGATCTGCAAGGGGATACCACCCAGTGGTGCGAGCGTCAGATTGCGATTGTGATGGAAGCGGGAAGTTGTTCACGCGCCGTGGCGAAGGCCGCGCTGGAACGCTGCGATCATCATTGTAAAACCGCAATACTGATGGTGCTTACAGGAATGGAAGCACAGGATGCGAATGCCCTGCTGGCGCAGAACAATGGTTTTGTGCGGGTGGCGTTGCAGGAAGCACCGTAA